Proteins encoded within one genomic window of Chlorobaculum sp. MV4-Y:
- a CDS encoding DNA methyltransferase produces MMYPRLTLLKEFLHEEGSIWISIDDSGIAYLRNLMDEIFGRDRFVACNVWQKRYSRENREAIGDSHEYLLVYAANPEKFKAVRKKSL; encoded by the coding sequence ATGATGTATCCGCGTCTTACACTTCTGAAAGAGTTTTTGCATGAGGAGGGTTCCATCTGGATTTCCATCGATGATTCGGGAATCGCTTATCTGCGGAACCTGATGGATGAAATCTTCGGACGTGATCGGTTTGTTGCCTGCAACGTCTGGCAAAAGCGTTACTCACGCGAAAACCGCGAAGCTATCGGCGATTCGCATGAATATTTGCTGGTGTATGCTGCAAATCCAGAGAAGTTCAAGGCGGTAAGAAAAAAGTCCCTTTGA
- a CDS encoding site-specific DNA-methyltransferase — MKGLQRITLLFTTLFPGVVECHHWAGKKAVVNYHKEVPFHLLRCNAELSAGEPESGNLLVQGDNLIALKALLPHYAGQVKCIYIDPPYNTGVDERDERAASDPAGYITTTSAALRSGTGFSGLSGRKPKTCRTMTSGCA; from the coding sequence TTGAAGGGCTTACAACGCATAACGTTACTCTTCACCACGCTTTTTCCCGGAGTGGTCGAATGCCATCACTGGGCTGGCAAAAAGGCTGTCGTCAACTACCACAAGGAGGTTCCGTTTCATCTGTTGCGCTGCAACGCCGAACTGTCGGCGGGCGAGCCGGAGAGCGGAAACCTTTTGGTTCAGGGTGACAACCTGATCGCCCTGAAGGCTTTGTTACCGCATTACGCTGGTCAGGTCAAGTGCATCTACATCGATCCGCCGTACAATACAGGTGTTGACGAGCGTGATGAGAGAGCGGCAAGCGATCCGGCTGGGTATATAACGACAACGTCAGCAGCCCTGAGATCAGGGACTGGCTTTTCCGGGTTGTCGGGCCGGAAGCCGAAGACCTGTCGCACCATGACAAGTGGCTGTGCATGA
- a CDS encoding YqhA family protein has product MHKPIMMQKLLSSSRYLVIIAVAGTFLAALTLLLYGGISVVQLIADTVMHAEVSGKTGKLLALGFIESIDLFLLGTVFFIISLGLYELFIDDSIDLPDWLVIHTLDDLKNKLIGVIVVVMSVVFLGHVVQWHGEQELIWLGGAIALVTAGLTCFVGSKKK; this is encoded by the coding sequence ATGCATAAACCGATTATGATGCAAAAACTGCTCTCTTCAAGCCGGTACCTTGTGATCATCGCAGTTGCGGGAACGTTCCTTGCCGCACTGACACTGCTTCTGTATGGCGGTATTTCGGTGGTTCAGCTTATCGCCGATACGGTCATGCATGCAGAAGTTTCCGGTAAAACAGGCAAGCTGCTCGCGCTCGGCTTCATTGAGAGCATCGATCTGTTCCTGCTCGGCACGGTCTTTTTCATCATCTCGCTGGGGCTGTACGAGCTGTTCATCGACGATTCGATCGATCTGCCGGACTGGCTGGTCATTCATACCCTCGACGATCTCAAAAACAAGCTGATCGGCGTCATCGTCGTGGTCATGTCGGTCGTCTTTCTCGGCCATGTGGTGCAATGGCACGGCGAACAGGAGCTGATCTGGCTTGGCGGCGCGATTGCGCTCGTCACCGCAGGGCTGACCTGTTTTGTCGGCAGCAAGAAGAAGTAG
- the corA gene encoding magnesium/cobalt transporter CorA, producing MKNKQPAPHPLYGHSHKRKHEKRLFRSRHKSIGQPPGALIHIGEQKVEKAEITVIGYDEKQMVTMSVSDASECFVLKEKFKVLWINVDGLHETAVIEKLGELFGIDPLTQEDILHTGQRPKVEDFERYLFLSLQMLDFNPETSEIGQEQLSIVLGPGWLITFQEKPGDTFDALRQRIGSSSAKVRKHEADFLAYALVDSVVDHYFSILEEIENRIDMLDADLMATFSQESFNALNALKRELIMFRKAVWPLREIIGSVARDDFAMVGDLVEHYFRDVYDHVILVIDTVEMFREIVTSMHETWLAGVNNRMNEIMKFLTMIATIFMPLSFIAGVYGMNFKNMPELNLWWGYYAVLGLMVLIVLGFMKYYRSRKWF from the coding sequence ATGAAGAACAAGCAGCCTGCGCCACATCCGCTTTATGGGCATTCCCACAAGCGGAAGCATGAAAAACGGCTCTTCAGGAGCCGCCACAAATCGATCGGCCAGCCGCCGGGCGCGCTCATCCATATTGGCGAACAGAAGGTCGAGAAGGCCGAAATCACGGTCATCGGCTATGACGAAAAGCAGATGGTCACGATGTCCGTCAGCGATGCCTCGGAGTGCTTCGTCCTGAAAGAGAAGTTCAAGGTGCTCTGGATCAACGTCGATGGCCTGCACGAAACCGCTGTGATCGAAAAGCTCGGGGAGCTGTTCGGTATCGATCCGCTGACGCAGGAGGATATTCTGCACACCGGCCAGCGCCCAAAGGTTGAGGATTTCGAGCGCTACCTCTTCCTGTCGCTCCAGATGCTCGACTTCAACCCCGAGACCAGCGAAATCGGCCAGGAGCAGCTGAGCATCGTGCTCGGCCCCGGTTGGCTCATCACCTTTCAGGAAAAGCCGGGCGACACGTTCGATGCCCTCCGGCAACGGATCGGCAGCAGCAGCGCCAAAGTCAGAAAGCACGAAGCCGATTTTCTCGCTTACGCCCTTGTCGATTCGGTCGTGGATCACTACTTCTCCATCCTCGAAGAGATCGAAAACCGGATCGATATGCTGGACGCTGACCTGATGGCCACCTTCAGCCAGGAGAGCTTCAACGCGCTGAACGCGCTCAAGCGGGAGCTGATCATGTTCCGCAAAGCGGTCTGGCCGCTGCGGGAGATCATCGGCAGCGTCGCGCGGGATGACTTCGCGATGGTGGGCGACCTGGTCGAGCACTACTTCCGCGACGTGTACGACCACGTCATTCTCGTGATCGATACGGTCGAAATGTTCCGCGAGATCGTCACGAGCATGCACGAAACCTGGCTGGCGGGGGTGAACAACCGGATGAACGAAATCATGAAGTTCCTCACCATGATCGCCACGATCTTTATGCCGCTGTCGTTCATCGCGGGCGTGTATGGCATGAACTTCAAAAACATGCCGGAACTGAACCTCTGGTGGGGCTACTACGCCGTGCTCGGCCTCATGGTGTTGATCGTTCTGGGTTTCATGAAGTATTACCGGTCGAGGAAGTGGTTCTGA
- a CDS encoding polysaccharide biosynthesis C-terminal domain-containing protein produces the protein MRASRRHATEVVVKREVTIAREAGISMAGFVFGQAVRFGYNLAAARLLGVDALGAYALVVAVQQVAEVLAIGGYDLGLLRFVNQKEGVARRQTIAAAIKRTAFAALFAGLLIALFSGQLTELLHGGGLLRMTLLAVAVALPLSVTTSMAGFAIQAHQRLMPKMVATQIIMPGLFLLSMLVARSFWGREAALALPFVIAPLAALAWILPGFRRMTGVELNDVLSAGSNRELNRFALPLLAVALFSILSHWIDVVMLGFLTDVRTVGLYQPAARTAGLLRSVLLAFSGIAAPIIAGYHGRQENAGIRETYEIVNRWIVMLVMVPFLMLVLFPGEVLSVFGKGFGAGSTALVLLAVTSLLYASFGLGNTVLAMSGGERLSMMNQAGALLLQVLLHWLLIPRFGLNGAACSTLIVMALLTIVRMAELRSQLGIPALSGKLWKSLAAGIAAGAVMLAVRYAAPPLPPLMRLAVAGVTGGFVYVLLIRALRLEQEEMEVILKLLPFLKRQRTNAAP, from the coding sequence GTGCGAGCTTCGCGACGCCATGCAACGGAGGTGGTCGTGAAGCGGGAGGTGACTATCGCGCGGGAGGCCGGTATTTCGATGGCCGGGTTCGTGTTCGGCCAAGCTGTGCGGTTCGGCTACAATCTTGCCGCCGCGCGGCTGCTTGGCGTGGATGCGCTCGGCGCCTATGCGCTCGTGGTTGCCGTGCAGCAGGTTGCCGAAGTGCTGGCGATTGGAGGCTACGATCTGGGTCTTTTGCGCTTCGTCAACCAGAAGGAGGGCGTGGCGCGGCGGCAGACCATCGCCGCCGCCATCAAACGAACCGCGTTCGCGGCCCTCTTTGCAGGGCTGCTGATCGCGCTCTTCTCCGGGCAACTCACTGAATTGCTGCATGGTGGCGGGCTGTTGCGCATGACGCTGCTTGCGGTCGCCGTGGCGCTACCCCTGTCGGTGACAACCAGTATGGCCGGGTTCGCCATTCAGGCGCATCAACGCCTCATGCCCAAAATGGTGGCGACCCAGATCATCATGCCCGGACTCTTTCTGCTCTCCATGCTTGTCGCTCGCTCGTTCTGGGGGCGTGAGGCTGCACTGGCGTTGCCGTTCGTGATCGCGCCACTCGCGGCGCTTGCCTGGATTCTGCCGGGCTTCAGGCGGATGACCGGCGTCGAACTGAACGATGTGCTCAGCGCCGGGAGCAATCGGGAGCTGAACCGCTTCGCCCTGCCGCTGCTTGCCGTGGCACTTTTCTCGATCCTGTCGCACTGGATCGATGTGGTGATGCTTGGCTTTCTGACCGACGTGCGCACGGTTGGCCTCTACCAGCCCGCCGCACGCACGGCCGGGCTACTGCGCTCTGTACTACTGGCATTTTCCGGGATCGCCGCCCCCATAATTGCTGGATACCATGGACGGCAGGAAAACGCGGGTATTCGGGAGACCTACGAGATAGTAAACCGCTGGATTGTGATGCTCGTCATGGTGCCGTTCCTGATGCTCGTGCTTTTTCCCGGCGAGGTGCTCTCCGTGTTCGGCAAGGGCTTCGGCGCAGGATCGACAGCATTGGTGCTTCTGGCTGTCACCTCGCTTCTGTATGCCTCTTTTGGCCTCGGCAACACGGTGCTTGCCATGAGCGGCGGGGAGCGGCTGAGCATGATGAATCAGGCTGGGGCGCTGCTGCTTCAGGTTCTCCTGCACTGGCTTTTGATCCCTCGATTCGGATTGAACGGCGCAGCCTGCTCGACGCTGATTGTCATGGCGTTGCTGACCATCGTGCGAATGGCTGAATTGCGCTCTCAGCTTGGCATTCCGGCGCTTTCGGGCAAACTCTGGAAGTCACTCGCGGCGGGCATCGCTGCAGGGGCAGTAATGCTTGCTGTCAGGTACGCGGCGCCGCCGCTGCCGCCGCTCATGCGGCTTGCAGTGGCAGGCGTAACGGGAGGTTTCGTGTATGTACTGCTGATCCGGGCACTCCGGTTGGAACAGGAGGAGATGGAAGTTATTTTAAAGCTTCTGCCTTTTCTGAAACGTCAAAGAACGAACGCCGCGCCGTGA
- a CDS encoding glycosyltransferase, translating to MRRAEHIDLVWLSEIQWDFLSTRKQRLLARFPEQWRILFVEPFAVGRRSHWLPVKRGRVTVVTVPFLKTVPPGKPQIFDNPLLLWIVTLAGRMLAEFWFQVLGFASTDRIIGLSNIYWGEAAASMPCRVRFYDANDDHLGFTPGQPWLRDSMRRFLDKADLIFYVSDLLLEKLRPRPEQHCVELGNGVEFDHFATHRTETPEKLRSLPRPILGYAGAMDWIDADLVASVAKAWPEYSVVLIGPAYACDWVEHHTALLDLPNVHWVGKVGYDELPAWVQRFDLALMPLERSPLKRASNPNKLYEYAAAGLPILAIDYCDAVRKASGVVHVASTLEEFVRLVPEALADGRKAARQAFARAHSWDTLAETMVCELRDAMQRRWS from the coding sequence TTGCGGCGCGCTGAACACATTGATCTCGTCTGGCTCTCCGAAATCCAGTGGGATTTTCTCTCCACCCGGAAGCAGCGCCTGCTCGCCCGCTTTCCGGAACAGTGGCGCATCCTCTTCGTCGAACCGTTCGCCGTTGGCCGCCGGAGCCACTGGCTTCCCGTGAAGCGCGGGCGCGTGACGGTGGTGACCGTGCCGTTTCTCAAGACCGTTCCGCCGGGCAAGCCGCAGATTTTCGACAATCCATTGCTTCTGTGGATAGTCACGCTTGCTGGCCGGATGCTCGCTGAATTCTGGTTTCAGGTGCTCGGCTTTGCATCCACTGACCGGATCATCGGATTGAGCAATATTTACTGGGGCGAGGCGGCGGCTTCGATGCCGTGCCGGGTGCGTTTTTACGATGCCAACGACGACCACCTCGGGTTCACGCCCGGCCAACCGTGGCTGCGCGATTCGATGCGCCGATTTCTCGATAAGGCCGACCTGATCTTTTACGTGAGCGATCTTCTGCTCGAAAAACTCAGGCCCCGTCCGGAGCAGCACTGCGTCGAACTCGGCAACGGCGTCGAGTTCGATCACTTTGCCACGCATCGCACCGAAACGCCAGAGAAGCTGCGGTCATTGCCGCGTCCGATCCTCGGCTATGCGGGTGCGATGGACTGGATCGATGCCGACCTCGTCGCCTCGGTCGCCAAAGCGTGGCCGGAGTACAGCGTCGTCCTCATCGGCCCGGCGTACGCCTGCGACTGGGTGGAGCACCACACGGCGCTGCTCGACCTGCCGAACGTGCACTGGGTCGGCAAGGTTGGCTACGACGAGCTTCCGGCGTGGGTGCAGCGATTCGATCTGGCGTTGATGCCGCTCGAACGGAGTCCACTGAAGCGAGCTTCCAATCCGAACAAGCTCTACGAATACGCGGCGGCGGGCTTGCCGATTCTTGCCATCGACTATTGTGATGCCGTCCGGAAGGCGAGCGGCGTGGTGCATGTGGCCTCGACGCTCGAGGAGTTCGTGCGGCTCGTGCCGGAGGCGCTTGCCGACGGGCGAAAAGCGGCGCGGCAGGCGTTCGCCAGAGCGCACAGCTGGGACACGCTTGCCGAAACGATGGTGTGCGAGCTTCGCGACGCCATGCAACGGAGGTGGTCGTGA
- a CDS encoding class I SAM-dependent methyltransferase, translating to MTGGQEFRTVVDGAWSADPAHRMRWEKSLAFVAASEAIALPAQAGLDIGDRTPVTAMLEAHFGCRFDTTSVDLDTEPLNAATRYPVVTAFEVIEHLYNPLHLLLEIRAALDPVPSSRLFLSTPAWKPGFLQSPDHFHEMPKRSLVALLSRSGFEVVRSAEFGIRSPLFCLRGVRPLLRCIFEKIRIYELAAR from the coding sequence ATGACGGGCGGCCAGGAGTTTCGGACGGTCGTTGATGGCGCGTGGAGCGCGGACCCGGCCCACCGGATGCGGTGGGAGAAGAGTTTGGCGTTCGTCGCGGCCTCCGAAGCAATCGCGCTTCCGGCGCAGGCGGGCCTCGACATCGGCGACCGCACGCCCGTGACCGCGATGCTCGAAGCGCACTTCGGCTGCCGGTTCGACACGACCTCGGTCGATCTCGACACCGAGCCACTCAACGCGGCCACTCGCTATCCGGTGGTGACGGCGTTCGAGGTGATCGAACATCTCTACAATCCGCTGCACCTCCTGCTGGAAATCCGCGCTGCGCTCGATCCCGTCCCGTCGTCGCGCCTGTTTCTCTCGACTCCGGCGTGGAAACCCGGTTTTCTGCAAAGCCCCGATCACTTCCACGAAATGCCGAAGCGCTCGCTTGTCGCGCTTCTGTCACGCTCGGGTTTTGAGGTGGTGCGCAGCGCGGAGTTCGGCATCCGCTCACCGCTCTTCTGCCTGCGCGGCGTCCGTCCTCTCCTGCGATGCATTTTCGAAAAAATCAGGATTTACGAGCTTGCGGCGCGCTGA
- a CDS encoding glycosyltransferase family 2 protein produces MNGEKTAVIVLSWNGAADTLACLASLVKVRQPEFTVILADNGSTDGTVALVRQAFPKVEILELGRNLGFAAGNNAAFRSLCRRGFDRVVFLNNDTVVDPGFLQPLLDELQKPWVGIAAPKILYMDNPERIWYAGGVLDSATGLIEHTGIRQPDGPRFDTPEPVWYATGCCLGMRSYDFEAVGGFDERFRMYGEDVDLSIKVRKRGLIVMYQPASRIWHRVSASSSGEMNLGKQLRKSVAAMTLFAKHGMIGGLVLYPLLLPFRAVLGLLRFLLFRRKSSQEREEV; encoded by the coding sequence ATGAATGGTGAAAAAACAGCGGTCATCGTGCTGAGCTGGAACGGCGCAGCCGATACCCTCGCCTGCCTCGCCTCTCTGGTGAAGGTGCGGCAGCCGGAGTTCACGGTCATTCTGGCGGACAACGGTTCTACCGATGGCACGGTGGCTCTCGTCCGCCAGGCGTTTCCGAAGGTCGAGATTCTCGAGCTTGGGCGCAACCTCGGCTTCGCGGCTGGCAACAACGCGGCATTCCGTTCGCTGTGCAGGCGCGGCTTTGACCGCGTGGTGTTCCTGAACAACGACACCGTCGTCGATCCCGGTTTTCTCCAGCCTCTGCTCGATGAACTGCAAAAGCCGTGGGTGGGTATCGCCGCGCCGAAAATTCTCTACATGGACAATCCGGAGCGCATCTGGTACGCGGGTGGCGTGCTCGACTCAGCGACCGGGCTGATCGAACACACCGGCATTCGCCAGCCTGACGGGCCGCGCTTCGATACGCCGGAGCCGGTCTGGTACGCCACCGGGTGCTGCCTCGGAATGCGGTCTTACGACTTCGAGGCGGTGGGCGGTTTCGACGAGCGTTTCCGCATGTATGGCGAGGACGTCGATCTGTCGATCAAGGTGCGCAAGCGAGGCCTCATCGTCATGTACCAGCCCGCGTCGCGTATCTGGCATCGCGTCTCGGCCTCCTCCAGCGGCGAGATGAACCTCGGCAAGCAGCTCCGCAAAAGCGTCGCGGCGATGACGCTCTTCGCCAAGCACGGCATGATCGGTGGTCTCGTGCTCTATCCGCTGCTTCTGCCCTTCCGCGCGGTGCTCGGTTTGCTGCGCTTCCTGCTCTTCAGGCGGAAGTCATCGCAAGAGCGGGAAGAGGTATGA
- a CDS encoding glycosyltransferase family 4 protein, with amino-acid sequence MQIALLSPFPPVKGGIARFSDELCRTFEAAGCEVVPVPFRRLYPRWVMKGRTATEPGESDVPASPFTFDLMNPLSWLSSARKLRNTKPDVLLIAYWSGVLAPLCALMRRVSGLPTFVLLHNFTSHEPIPGESMLKRLLVSSSDGFITLSQTVESELRAFAPAVKTLRLFHPLYERQTSAPSKADARRSIGLPEDAPVLLFFGYVREYKGLDTLLEAMALVLQRDSAARLVVAGEFILGSSCFREEARRLGISGAVEFREGYVPAGEVATLMAAADAVVLPYRSATQSGIVPLALGHAVPVIACDTGGLGDQVEHGRTGWLVREESAEALAQGIIDFIRERECLPLKEGIDDFRRRNSWCEFASQAAAFLETCSRRSA; translated from the coding sequence TTGCAGATAGCGTTGCTCAGTCCGTTTCCGCCGGTCAAGGGTGGAATCGCCCGATTCAGCGATGAGTTGTGCCGGACCTTCGAAGCGGCGGGATGCGAGGTGGTGCCGGTGCCTTTCCGGCGGCTGTATCCGCGATGGGTCATGAAAGGTCGCACGGCGACAGAGCCTGGAGAATCTGACGTGCCCGCTTCACCATTCACCTTCGATCTCATGAATCCGCTGAGCTGGCTCTCTTCGGCTCGAAAACTTCGCAATACCAAGCCAGATGTGCTGCTTATCGCTTACTGGAGTGGCGTTCTCGCCCCGCTTTGTGCGCTAATGCGCCGGGTAAGTGGACTGCCAACCTTCGTGCTGCTCCACAACTTCACCTCTCATGAACCCATTCCGGGAGAATCGATGCTGAAGCGCTTGCTTGTCTCGTCATCCGACGGATTCATTACCCTCTCCCAAACGGTCGAGTCGGAGTTGCGGGCGTTCGCTCCGGCGGTGAAAACGCTACGCCTGTTCCATCCGCTCTACGAACGGCAAACCTCCGCGCCATCGAAAGCCGACGCGCGGCGTTCGATCGGATTGCCTGAGGATGCGCCGGTGCTGCTCTTTTTCGGCTACGTCCGGGAATACAAAGGACTCGATACACTACTGGAAGCGATGGCGCTTGTGCTTCAACGCGATTCGGCGGCGCGGCTTGTCGTGGCCGGGGAGTTCATTCTCGGCTCGTCGTGTTTTCGGGAAGAGGCCCGACGGCTCGGAATCAGCGGCGCGGTCGAATTCCGCGAAGGGTACGTGCCCGCCGGTGAGGTCGCCACGCTGATGGCCGCCGCCGATGCGGTGGTGCTGCCCTACCGCTCAGCTACGCAGTCGGGCATCGTGCCACTCGCGCTCGGCCACGCCGTGCCGGTGATCGCCTGCGACACCGGTGGCCTCGGCGATCAGGTCGAGCACGGACGTACCGGCTGGCTCGTCCGCGAGGAGAGCGCCGAGGCACTGGCTCAGGGGATTATCGACTTTATCCGCGAACGCGAGTGCCTTCCGCTGAAGGAGGGCATCGACGACTTCCGCCGCCGCAATTCGTGGTGCGAATTCGCTTCGCAAGCTGCGGCTTTTCTGGAAACGTGCAGTCGGAGATCGGCATGA
- a CDS encoding HPr family phosphocarrier protein — translation MIVQEVIIRNSAGLHTRPAAAVVKLASRFKSDFFIEMDGSEINAKSIIGVMSLAAPKGSRMVLKLEGEDEAEAARHLIEFFEQGFGEA, via the coding sequence GTGATTGTCCAGGAAGTGATTATCAGAAACAGCGCGGGTCTGCACACCCGGCCAGCGGCGGCGGTTGTCAAGCTCGCCTCCAGATTCAAGTCGGACTTTTTCATCGAGATGGATGGCTCGGAAATCAACGCCAAGTCGATCATCGGCGTCATGAGCCTGGCCGCGCCCAAAGGGTCGCGCATGGTGCTCAAGCTGGAGGGCGAGGACGAAGCAGAGGCGGCCAGGCACCTTATCGAATTTTTCGAACAGGGGTTCGGCGAAGCGTAG